The stretch of DNA CTAACGGACAATTTTTGGTAATTTGCCCAGCAACTGTCATAATTCCTTGCGGCAGCCGACCAGATACCGGAATAAAAACATTACCTTTCACAATTTGTTGCCGAATTGCATCACGTGTCTTAGGGGTCACCTGTAAATCTGAATTGATTAATGTTCCATCAATATCTGAAAAGAATAATTTTGCCATTTTATCTCCTTCTTAAATCCATTATTTAATCCCTAATTAATTTTAGCGGTTACATCATGTTCGGGTCAACATGCAATGTCTTACTTTTATCAAAAAGATTATCTCATTTATTTATATACAAATAATTCGCATTTACATTCGTTTTTAAGCGTGATACACTTTAATTGTAGTATTTTTAGTTGAAAAACACGAACATTAAGTAAAGGAGATAAGATGAATTTTATAAAGAACTATTTTCAACTCGATCAATATCATACTAGCGTTAAAGTGGAATTTCTTGCAGGACTGACTACTTTTATCAGTATGTCATATATTCTATTCGTTAATCCAAGTGTATTAGGTGCAAGTGGTATGAATACTGGGGCTGTTTTTACTTCAACTGCCTTAGCTAGTGCTCTTGGTACCGCTATTATGGGAATTGTTGCAAATTACCCAATTGGTGAAGCACCAGCACTTGGAATTAATGCTTTCTTTGCTTACACAGTCTGTGTTGGTATGCATGTTTCATGGGAAACTGCCTTAGCAGCTGTTTTCGTTGCATCAATCATTTTTATTTTTATTACTTTATTTAAGCTACGTGAAAAAATTATTAATGCAATTCCAGCAGACTTAAAATTTGCCATTTCATCCGGAATTGGTTTGTTTATTGCTTTTCTCGGCATGCAAGATGGTGGACTAATTATTGGCAATAAATCAACCTTAGTTGGTCTAGGATCATTTCATAATCCAGCAATTTGGATCACAATTTTTGGACTAATTGTTACAGTAATTTTAATGATTTTAAATGTTCCTGGTGCAATTTTTATCGGTATGGTTCTAGCTGCAGTCTTTGGCGTTATCACTGGTCAAATCCCTCTACCTACTAAAGTTATTTCTATGGCTCCTAGTATTGCACCAACCTTTGGCCAAGCAGTTTTTCATGTTAAAGATATTAATTCATTACAAATGTGGGTCGTTGTCCTAACATTCTTGCTGGTTACCTTCTTTGATACTGCCGGCACATTAATCGGTTTAGCTCAACAAGCTGGTTTCATGAAGGACAACAAAATGCCACGAGTTGGCAAGGCTTTAGCATCTGATTCAACCGCAATGATGGTTGGTTCTGTCTTAGGTACCTCACCTATCGGTGCCTTTGTTGAATCAAGTGCCGGAATTGCTGTTGGTGGTAGAACTGGTTTAACTGCTGTCTTTGTTGCCATTTTCTTCTTGATTTCCATGATTTTTAGCCCACTTTTAGGTTTATTTACCACCCATGTTACTGCACCTGCACTAATCATTGTCGGCGTTTTAATGGCGCAAAATACAGCTCACATTCACTGGGATAAAATGGAAATTGCTGTACCAGCATTTCTTATCTTAATTGGTATGCCGCTAACTTATTCAATTTCTGATGGGTTAGCCTTAGGACTAATTACCTACCCGATTTGTATGCTTGCAGCAAAACGCAGCAAAGAAATAACCCCAATGATGTGGTTGTTGTTCTTTGTCTTCATTTTCTTCTTATGGGTATTAAACTTCTAAAGTCAAAATTATTTTCTTATCTAAAAGAGTAATGTAGATTACTCTTTTTTATTTCCCAGGAAATATTTATACCTCGAAACATGTAAATAATTGCAATTAGTTATATACTAATCGTGTTAGTTCTTTTTATTTTAATATTTTGGAGGAAAAATGACGACACTAGATAAAGTCTTTCATTTAAACGATGCTCATACCACTGTCAAACGTGAATTAATCGCTGCATTAACTACATTTGTCAGCCTCTCCTACATCCTTTTTGTTAACCCGAACATTTTGCACGCAGCTGGAATTGATAAGGGAGCAGCCTTTACGGTTACCGCGATTTCGATCGCTATCGGCTGTTTCATCAT from Lactobacillus sp. ESL0785 encodes:
- a CDS encoding NCS2 family permease — encoded protein: MNFIKNYFQLDQYHTSVKVEFLAGLTTFISMSYILFVNPSVLGASGMNTGAVFTSTALASALGTAIMGIVANYPIGEAPALGINAFFAYTVCVGMHVSWETALAAVFVASIIFIFITLFKLREKIINAIPADLKFAISSGIGLFIAFLGMQDGGLIIGNKSTLVGLGSFHNPAIWITIFGLIVTVILMILNVPGAIFIGMVLAAVFGVITGQIPLPTKVISMAPSIAPTFGQAVFHVKDINSLQMWVVVLTFLLVTFFDTAGTLIGLAQQAGFMKDNKMPRVGKALASDSTAMMVGSVLGTSPIGAFVESSAGIAVGGRTGLTAVFVAIFFLISMIFSPLLGLFTTHVTAPALIIVGVLMAQNTAHIHWDKMEIAVPAFLILIGMPLTYSISDGLALGLITYPICMLAAKRSKEITPMMWLLFFVFIFFLWVLNF